Within the Bacillus pumilus genome, the region AATGCTGCACTTACAGCACTCATTGCATCAGGGATTACGCCGCAGCCATTTTTCTTTTATGGATTTCTCGACCGACAAAAAAAGGAAAAGAAAAAACAGCTCGAAGCTTTGAAGAAGCGTCAAGAAACCATCATTTTCTATGAAGCGCCTCATCGGTTAAAAGAAACGCTGACTTTGATGAAAGAAGTGTGGGGTAACCGGAATATCGCCATTACGAGAGAACTAACGAAAAAATTTGAAGAGTTTATTCGTGGAGATTTAGAGTCTGTGCTGACATGGGCGACAGAAAATCAAATCCGAGGTGAATTCTGTCTTGTCGTACAAGGGAACGATCAAGATGAAGAAGAGCTAAATGAAGAAGTTTGGTGGAAGTCCTTATCAGAAAAAGAACACGTGATCCATTACATAGAAGAAGGATTAACGTCAAAGGAAGCCATTAAGCGTACAGCCGTCGAACGTGGAGTACCAAAACGCACCATATACGATGCTTATCATATTGAACAATAAAGAAAGGTTCTTGCAAACGGTGCAAGAACCTTTTTTATATCAAACTTATTTTTGTGATTGAAGTTGGTTTTGGATTTCGTTAATGATTTGCTCTGCACCTTCACGGCTAAGAACTAATTTACCATTAGCAAGTTTAAGGTTATCGTCTGATACTTCACCTGTAACTTGGCAAGTCATGTTTGGTTTATATTTTTTTAGGATAATTTTTTCATCATCAACATAAATTTCCAAAGCGTCTTTTTCAGCGATTCCTAGAGTACGGCGAAGTTCGATTGGAATCACCACGCGCCCTAATTCGTCAACTTTACGTACAATACCTGTAGATTTCATCTTCATTCTCCTCCCAAAGAGTTCTTATTCTTAATATAATATTATCTTCGTCATTATTCGACAAATTCCTTACATTCATAGCATAACAAGGTTTCCATAAATCGTCAATCATTTTGTTTACTATTGTTTGTAAAATATGACTCTTAAAGTCAAAAGACCTTGAAACTACTGATTTATAAGGATTTTGAGGCTTTTTTCTATGAAAAAATAAGAAATGACGAACTCAGATTAACAAGACTTTTGCCCTAAATTAGACAATTGTAAATCTGGAAATAGATTTCATACGACAATATTCGACAAAATGTCGACAGGTTTGTCGTTTTTTTCGAAAAACTCATCTTTTTCGATCATTTCATCTTGTTCTATGTATATATGCTTGATCTTAAAGGCTAAGATGGTATCATAGAGAAAGCACAAGTGCAAAATTTAATAAATGGATCTAACACATTTTCATGTAATGATAATAACCGCTCTCGTCCATTGGGCGGGAGTTTTTGACATTTACACACACGCAGGAGGTTCCAACATGCCGGAAAAGAAAAAAACGTTCTATCTGACAACACCTATTTACTATCCGAGCGGAAAATTACATATTGGACATGCTTATACGACAGTAGCAGGGGATGCTATGGCTCGTTATAAACGTCTTCAAGGCTATGATGTGATGTATTTAACGGGTACAGATGAGCACGGACAAAAAATTCAGCAAAAAGCTGAAGAACAAAACATCACACCGATCGAGTATTTAGATCCGGTCGTAGCAGACATTCAATCACTATGGAAGAAACTCGACATTTCCAATGATGATTTCATCCGTACAACAGAAAAAAGACATACGATAATCATTGAGCAAGTGTTTCAAAAGCTACTTGATCAAGGTGATATTTATTTAGATCAATATGAAGGCTGGTACAGTATTCCAGATGAGACATTCTATACGGAAACACAGCTTGTGGATGTGGAGCACAATGAAAAAGGAGAAGTCACTGGTGGGAAAAGCCCTGACAGCGGACATCCTGTCGAATTAATTAAAGAGGAATCATATTTCTTCCGTATGAGTAAGTATGCAGATCGTTTACTAGACTATTACGAAAAGAATCCAACGTTCATTCAGCCTGAATCAAGAAAGAATGAAATGATTAATAACTTCATCAAACCAGGTTTAGAGGATTTGGCTGTATCAAGAACAACCTTTGATTGGGGAATTAAAGTTCCAAACAATCCAAAGCACGTTATCTACGTATGGATTGATGCGTTGTTCAACTATTTAACTGCGATTGGTTACGGAACAGATCAGGATGAAAAATATAAAAAATATTGGCCTGCTAACGTGCATCTCGTAGGGAAAGAAATTGTGCGTTTCCATACGATTTATTGGCCAATTATGCTGATGGCACTCGATCTGCCGCTGCCAAAACAAATATTCGCACACGGATGGCTACTGATGAAAGATGGCAAGATGTCTAAATCAAAAGGGAACGTAGTCGATCCGGTCACATTAATAGATCGCTACGGTCTTGATGCCCTTCGTTATTATCTCCTTCGTGAAGTACCTTTTGGTGCGGATGGTGTGTTTACACCAGAAGGATTCGTGGAACGTGTAAACTATGACCTTGCCAATGATTTAGGTAACTTGCTTAACCGTACAGTGGCAATGGTTCAAAAATATTTTGACGGTACATTAAGTAGCTATAAGGGTCCAGTTAATGAGTTTGATGAGGAGCTTAAAGCAGTAGCAGAGCAAACAGTCAAAGCCTATGAAGAAGCGATGGAAAACCTTGAATTCTCGGTGGCTCTTTCAAATGTTTGGACATTAATCAGCAGAACGAATAAATATATTGATCAGACAGCTCCTTGGGTGCTGGCAAAGGACGAATCAAAACGAAAAGAGCTGCATTCTGTCATGTATCATTTAGCAGAATCATTGCGCATCACAGCAGTGCTCTTAACGCCTTTCCTAACGAAAACACCTGAGAAAATCTTCTTCCAGCTTGGCATTGAAGAAGAAAAGCTTAAAAGCTGGGATAGCATTCTATCTTTCGGTGCGATTCAACAAGCGACGGTACAAAAGGGAGAGCCTTTGTTCCCGCGTTTAGAGGTTGAAGAAGAAGTAGCATATATTAAAGAGAAAATGCAGGGAAGTGCACCAAAGGTAGAAGAAGAGAAAATAGAAATAGAAGAAACAGAATTACCTGAGCTGGGAGAAGAAATTGCTTTTGATGATTTCTCAAAAGTTGATCTTCGAGTCGCACAGGTGCTGGAAGCAGCCCCAGTGAAAAAAGCAGATCGTCTCTTAAAGCTGCAGCTTGATTTTGGATTTGAAAAGAGACAAATTGTTTCAGGGATAGCCAAGCATTATCAACCTGAGGAGTTAGTAGGGAAGAAGCTCGTCTGTGTAGCGAATCTCACACCAGTTAAACTCAGAGGGGAAATTTCCCAGGGAATGATTTTAACTGGAGAGACTGGTGGGAAATTGAAAGTTCTTGAAGTGGATCAATCTCTAGCAAATGGAACAAAAATTTTATAAATCAACAAAGGTGTTCCACGTGTAACATTTCGTCGAACACCTTTTGTTTTTTAGAAGAATTGTCGAAAGGAGAAATCAACGATGTTATTTGATACACATGCCCACTTAAATGCAGAACAATATAATGAAGACTTAGAGCAGGTGATTGAAAGAGCGAAGAGTGAAAAAGTCGAAAAAATCGTGGTGGTAGGGTTTGACCGCCCGACAATTACGAGAGCGATGGAATTAATTGAAGCGTATGATTTCATCTATGCAGCCATTGGCTGGCACCCAGTCGACGCCATTGATATGACAGATGAAGATTTGCTATGGATCAAAGAATTATCTCAACATGAAAAAGTCGTTGCGATCGGAGAAATGGGTCTCGATTACTATTGGGACAAGTCGCCAAAAGATGTGCAAAAAGAAGTCTTTAGACGCCAAATTGCTCTTGCGAAGGAAGTGAATCTTCCGATCGTTATTCATAATCGTGACGCAACGGAAGATGTTGTGACGATCTTAAAAGAAGAGGGAGCGGCTGAAGTTGGAGGGATTATGCATTGCTTTACTGGTAGCCTAGAAATCGCAAAAGTGTGTATGGATATGAACTTTTATATTTCATTCGGTGGACCTGTGACATTTAAAAATGCCAAAAAACCGAAAGAAGTGGTCAAGGACATACCAAGTGACCGGCTTTTGATTGAAACAGACTGCCCATACTTAACGCCAACGCCATTTAGAGGAAAACGTAATGAGCCGAGTTATGTGAAATATATTGCAGAACAGATCGCGGAGTTACGAGAAATAAGCTTTGAAGAGCTTGCTGAATTGACCACAAAAAATGCAAAAAAAGTTTTCGGTATAAACTGACAGTATATGATGTCAATCCTTGTTTAAGCTTGTCCATTTGTGAAACATAACGAAAATGTTCTACACGTTTACGCCTCTTCATAGGATAAGTTGTCGATAAGTCTTTCTTCCCTTCCTCCCATTAAACTCCCATAATAGGGGTACAATCGAGCATTTTTGTACAGTGGGTGGAAGGGTTGACAGGTTTTGAGATACTCTATATAATCTCTCCGAGGAGAAGGAGGCGTTTTTCATCGTACAAAAAATGAAAAATCTGTTTTCTGTAAAGCTAGGAAAAGGCAAGGTTTTATTACTAGTTGTTTGCTTGCTTTTAGCTGGAACTGGGACGGCTTACGGTGCGCATGAGCTCACTAAGCAGTCTATTACCATTTCAATCAATGGTAAAGAGAAGACAATTCGTACACATGAAGAGACAGTAGCACAGCTGCTTTCAGACCTTGGAATAAAAACCAAGGCGGAGGATCATATCTCTCCAAGTCTAAATACAAAGATTGAAGACAACATGAACATTGTGTATGATGCGGCTATACCGGTTCATCTAACCCTAGATGGGAAAGAGAAAACGATATGGACAACAGATCAGACGGTTGGAGCATTATTGAAGAATGAGAAGATAGATATTGGGAAGCACGATCAAGTAACTCCAGGAAAAAATGACAAGATTAAAAAAGATATGGATCTTGTGGTTGAGCAGGCCTTCGAGGTCAGCGTAAATGATGGAGGAAAAGAGAAAAAAGTGTGGACCACTTCGACTACGGTCGCTGACTTTTTAAAGCAACAAGAGCTGAAGCTCAAGAAGCACGATAAGATCAAACCTGCGTTACATAGTCATATAACTAAAAAAAGCGCAGATATTCAGATCACTCGGGTGGAAAAAGTCACCGATGTAGTGGAAGAGAAAATTGCTTTTGATACCAAACATAAAAAGGATCGTTCTCTTGAAAAAGGAAAAGAGAAGGTGCTTAAAAAAGGTGAAGAAGGTAAATTGAAGAAGCACTATGCCATTGTGAAAGAAAACGGCAAAGTGGTGTCTAAAGAATTGATTAAAGAAGTGACTGAAAAAGATAGCAAGGATCGTTTAGTGGCCGTTGGTACACAAGAGTCCCAAGAAGAGCCTAAAGCGACACCTGCCGTTTCAAGAAGCAATGAATCGTCAGGAAAAGAATTTTATGTGACGTCGACAGCTTATACAGCGAGCTGTGCTGGATGTACCGGGAGAACGTCAACAGGATATAATTTAAAATCAAATCCAGGTGCAAAGGTCATAGCAGTTGATCCGAGTGTCATTCCGCTAGGCTCTAAAGTGTATGTGGAAGGCTATGGATATGCCGTTGCATCAGACACTGGATCTGCTATAAAAGGGAATAAAATTGATGTGTTCGTCCCAAATAAGTCGGCAGCTTATCAATGGGGAAATAAACGAGTTAAAATTAGAGTGCTCAAATAAACACATCAAATCATTTATATGAACAGAGGGCTTTGCGCACCCTCTGTTTTTTTGGTTATAATAGAAGCACTGTTTTCTAATTAATTAGACGCAAAAACAGCATAAAAGGTTTCGTTTTTTAACCAAAAATTGTTTATTGTTTTTGCAAGCGGAGGAATACATGAAAATCAAAGAAATCATTGTGGTGGAAGGTCGTGACGACACTGCGAGAGTGAAGATGGCAGTTGATGCAGATACGATCGAAACAAACGGATCAGCCATTGGCGATACAGTTATTCAACAAGTGCGTCTTGCTCAGGAGACGAGAGGGGTCATTATTTTAACTGATCCTGATTTCCCTGGGGAGAAGATCCGGAAAACCATCGCAGAAGCGGTTCCTGGCTGTAAGCACGCATTTTTGCCAAAACATCTTGCGAAGGCGAAGCGGGACAAAGGAATTGGTGTCGAGCATGCTTCTTTGGACAGTATTCGGGAATGCCTTGCCCATGTCCATGAGGAAATGGAAGTAACGGAAAGTGATATTACATTAGATGACTTATTTGACGCAGGCCTTATCGGAGGCGAATCATCGAAACGTCGCCGCGAAAGACTAGGTGTGCTTTTAAATATAGGATATACCAATGCGAAGCAGCTGCATAAGCGCCTTCACATGTTCCAAATAACCAAACATGATTTTATTGCGGCCTTAAAGACCGTCATGCAGGAGGAAGCCGATGAATAAAGATATAGCGACACCCATCAGAACGAAGGAAATACTGAAGAAATACGGTTTCTCTTTTAAAAAGAGCTTGGGCCAGAACTTTTTAATTGATACAAATATACTCGATCGTATTGTCGATCACGCAGAGGTGACAGATGAGACTGGCGTAATTGAGATTGGGCCTGGTATCGGTGCATTGACCGAGCAGCTCGCTAAGCGTGCAAAGAAGGTCACCGCTTTTGAAATCGATCAGCGTTTACTGCCTATTTTAAACGATACGCTTTCTCCATATGATAATGTGACGATCATTCATCAAGATGTATTAAAGGCAGATGTGGGAAAAGTCATCGAGGAAAATTTTGCTGATTGTAAAGAAGTGATGGTGGTCGCCAACCTTCCATATTACGTGACGACACCGATTATTATGAAGCTGCTTGAAGAAAACCTTCCATTGAAAGGGATTGTGGTCATGCTGCAAAAAGAAGTAGCAGATCGTATGGCCGCTATTCCTTCATCAAAGGAATACAATTCGCTTTCTATCGCAGTTCAATACTATACAGAAGCGAAAACAGTGATGGTTGTGCCTAAAACGGTTTTCGTTCCACAGCCAAATGTCGATTCGGCTGTGATCAAGTTGACCGTTCGTGAAACGCCTGCCGTATCAGTAGAAAATGATGAATTTTTCTTTCAATTGATTCGTGCGAGCTTTGGTCAGCGCCGGAAAACATTGATGAATAACCTCATGAACAACTTACCTGATGGAAAGCAACATAAAGCGATCATTGAAGAAGCACTTCAAACAGCAGACATTGATGGTAAGCGCCGCGGCGAGTCATTATCCATTGAAGAATTTGCCCGTTTGTCGAATGTTTTACAAAAAGCCCTGTTTTAAGGGCTTTTTTTGTTTTTCACCACTTCGCTTGTTCGGGCATAGGCTAGAAAGAACAGCACATATGAAAGACGAACATATTTAGTGCAAGACGATACCAACAGGATATGAGCCTGATTGTGGAGTGAAAAGCATGCAATTTCAAATAGGAGATATGGTGACAAGGGCATCCTATCAAATGGATATTTTGTTTCGAATCATTCGAATTGATGAGACCGATCAGCACGAAGCCACCGCCATATTGCATGGGAATGAAGTGAGGTTAATTGCTGATGCCAAGTTGTCAGATCTCGTCAAGGTTCAAAAAGAGGAACAGCTGACTAGAGAGAAAAATGACGAACGAAAAATCAATGAATCGCTCGATTTACTAAGACAGGATTATCAGCTGCTGCGGGAAAAACAAGAGTATTATACGTCAGGGCAATATCAGCATCAGGAGCAGTATTTTCACATGCCTGGAAAGGTCCTTCATTTAGATGGAGATGCTTCATACTTAAAGAAATGCTTAGATGTATATGAACGAATTGGTGTACCTGTGTATGGGGTGCATTGCCATGAGAAGAAAATGCCAAGCATGATTGACTCATTAATTGATCAGTATCGACCAGATATATTGGTTATCACAGGACATGATGCGTATTCAAAGCAAAAGGGCGGTGTACATGATATCGGTGCATATCGCCATTCTCGGCATTTCGTTGAAACGGTTCAAAAAGCCAGACGAAAAATCCCTCATTTAGATCAGCTTGTGATCTTTGCCGGTGCCTGTCAATCTCATTTCGAATCATTGATCCAAGCAGGTGCCAATTTTGCGAGCTCGCCTTCCCGTGTGAATATCCATGCGCTCGACCCCGTTTATATCGTTGCGAAGATCAGCTTCACTCCATTTGTAGATCGAATCAACGTGTGGGATGTGCTCCGTAATACATTAACAAGAGAAAAAGGGCTCGGAGGCATCGAGACGAAGGGTGTTCTAAGGGTAGGTATGCCATATAAAAGAGACCATGAATCGACATAACCCGACTGATTTCAGTCTGGTTTTTTTTATGTTCAAAAAGAAATTGCAAAAGGATACATAATTCACCGGAATTTGAGAAAAATAGGGAGAAGAAAAGGTAGAAGTTTGTCAAAATTATTTTGTTGACAATGGCTCGTGTTGGTTGATATAATTTAATTTTTATTTGACAAAAACGGGCCGTTGTTGTATAATTATCTCAGTGAGGTGGATGCAATGGCGAAGACTTTGTCCGACATCAAAAGATCGCTTGATGGTAACTTAGGTAAACGTTTGACGTTAAAGGCTAACGGGGGCCGCCGTAAAACAATTGAGCGTTCGGGCATTTTAGCTGAAACGTACCCTTCTGTATTTGTGATTCAATTAGATCAAGATGAGAATTCGTTTGAAAGAGTTTCTTATAGTTATGCAGATATACTGACTGAGACGGTCGAATTAACGTTCGATGATACCGCTAGCTCAGTCGCCTATTAATGGGCAGTGAACTTTTTGTTTACTGCTTTTTGTTTTGCCTTTTTTTCTGATTGGGAGCCTGTCCATTTTTTGAAAGGGGTAAAAGAAAGGATTCGATACAAAATAAGAAAGCCACCCAAGCGGTGGCACTGATTCGAATTCTCGACTAAAGGGGCTGTTTCGTTTGGGTAGACGCCGAGGGATTATGTCAGATGAGTTCAAATACGAGCTGGCGAAGGATCTTGGATTTTATGATACCGTCAAAAATGGAGGCTGGGGAGAAATTCGAGCGCGTGACGCAGGTAATATGGTCAAACGTGCCATTGAATTAGCTCAACAGCACATGGCTCAGGATGAGAATCAACGATAGAAAAACGGTCAGGGATACCTCAGGTGTCTCTGGCTTTTTTTGATGAAAAAGTCAGTGTGCTCGGCGTAAAAGCCTATATTCATCAGATCCATCAAATGTGATACAATATTGATAATTATGTTTAGATGGAGAAGTAGGTGAAATGTTTGCGTATTTTAGAAAAAGCACCGGCAAAAATTAATCTCTCACTTGATGTTCATGGAAAAAGACCGGATGGATATCACGAAGTGGAGATGGTGATGACAACAATAGACCTTGCAGATCGACTAGAGCTGACGGAGCTGGACAAGGATGAAATCCGTGTATCATCTCATAATCGATTCGTGCCAGATGATCAGCGTAATTTGGCATATCAGGCGGCTAAATTACTCAAAACAAGGTTCGGTATTCAAAAAGGTGTATCCATTGTCATCACAAAAACAATTCCAGTAGCAGCAGGTTTGGCTGGAGGCAGCAGTGATGCAGCAGCAGCACTTCGCGGCTTAAATCGTTTGTGGAAGTTGAACCTCACGTTAGATGAACTAGCTGAGCTTGGGGCGGAGATCGGCTCAGATGTGTCTTTTTGTGTACATGGAGGCACAGCACTAGCGACAGGACGTGGAGAAAAGCTGAAGCATATTGCGACACCGCCACATTGCTGGGTGATTTTAGCGAAGCCGGTGATTGGGGTATCTACAGCAGAAGTCTATAGACAATATGACGCAAGCAAAGTAGAACACCCGAATGTAGAGCGTATGATTGAAGCGATTGAAGCGAAAGATTATAAAGAGATGTGCGGCTCGCTCGGAAACGTTCTTGAGTCTGTGACATTAAAGATGTATCCAGAAGTAGATATGATCAAAAGACAGATGAAGCGTTTCGGTGCTGACGCTGTTTTAATGAGTGGTAGCGGCCCTACAGTATTTGGTTTGATTCAATATGAATCGAAGGTACAAAGAATATATAACGGACTGAGAGGGTTTTGTGATCAAGTATACGCTGTCCGCATGATCGGCGAACAAAATGCCCTTGATTAAATCCGTATATTAAGTTATATTTATCATAAATTATTCGGGTTCTGGGGGTAAGTTCATGAAGTTTCGTCGAAGCGGCAGATTGGTGGACTTAACAAATTACTTGTTAGCCCACCCGCACGTACTAGTACCGTTAACCTTTTTTGCAGAAAGATATCAATCTGCGAAGTCCTCCATTAGTGAAGACTTAACGATTATCAAACAGACCTTCGAACAGCAGGGAATAGGCACATTGCTTACTGTACCTGGTGCTGCTGGCGGAGTGAAATATATTCCGAAGATTCACCTAAAAGAAGCAGACGACGTAGTAAACGATATCGGAGAAGCTCTATCGACTCCTGAACGTGTACTTCCTGGCGGTTATTTATATTTAACCGATGTTTTAGGTAATCCATCAATCCTTGCGAAAATCGGTAAGCTATTTGCGACCATCTTTGCAGACCGTGCGATTGACGTCGTCATGACTGTTGCGACAAAGGGTATTCCAATTGCTTATTCTGTTGCGGGTTATTTAAATGTGCCGGTTGTGATCGTTAGAAAAGATAATAAAGTAACTGAAGGATCAACTGTAAGTATTAACTACGCGTCAGGTTCGTCTAATCGAATTCAAACCATGTCACTTGCAAAGCGGAGCTTAGATAAAGGGTCCAATGTCCTGATCATTGATGACTTTATGAAAGCTGGCGGAACCATTAACGGCATGGTGAATTTACTTGAGGAATTTAATGCAAATGTTGCAGGGATCGGTGTTCTTTTAGAAGACGAAGGCGTAGATGAACGTCTCGTTGATGAATATGTATCGCTTTTAAAGCTTTCAACCATTGATATGAAGCAGAAGATCATTGAGATTAATGAAGGCAATTTCCACGAGTTTTTTCATTCGAAAGCTTAAGAATTGAAAACATGTAGTTGAATGGGAGAGATTGATATGACAAAAGTTGTTCAAACCAAACATGCACCAGCAGCCATTGGACCTTACTCTCAAGGGATTATAGTCAATAACATGTTTTACAGCTCCGGGCAGATTCCATTAACGGCAGCTGGAGACTTTGTAAATGGAGATATTAAAGAACAAACTCATCAAGTGTTCCGTAATCTTAATGCCGTACTTGAAGCGGCAGGTGCTTCCTTTGAGACAGTCGTGAAAGCGACAGTTTTTATCAAAGATATGGAACAATTCGGAGAAGTAAATGAAGTGTACGGTGAGTATTTCCATACACATAAGCCAGCTCGTTCTTGTGTGGAAGTAGCAAGACTTCCTAAGGATGCACTCGTAGAAATTGAAGTGATTGCATTAGTCAAGTAAACAGGCAATCTTAACGAAAGCCGTTTAGTTTCATCATATGCAGGAAAAGACATCATCATGATGTCTTTTTTTCGCGAAGAGAATGTAAGCGCCGTCACCAATATGACAAAAAATGTATAAATATCCCGATATTTCAAAAAAAGTTTAAAAAAAGAGCAGGAGAATCACCACAATCGTTGAATACCTAAGTAATGCTTTTATATTGGGAAAAGGTGGTGAACTACTGTGGAAGTTACTGACGTAAGATTACGCCGCGTGAATACCGATGGTCGCATGAGGGCGATTGCATCCATCACGCTGGACCACGAATTTGTTGTTCATGATATTCGTGTGATTGATGGAAACAATGGCTTGTTTGTTGCAATGCCTAGCAAACGCACGCCTGATGGAGAGTTTCGCGACATTGCACATCCAATTAATTCAAGCACTCGAGGTAAAATTCAAGATGCTGTTTTAAATGAGTATCATCGCTTAGGTGAAGAGGAAGAGACAATTGAATATGAAGAAGCTGGAGCTTCTTAAAGATATGTGAACCTAAAAAGACAGCTTTAAGAGAAAATGAATGTTTTCTTTTAAAATGCTGTCTTTTTTGCGTTTTTTCTCTTGTTCCTTATGTCTCCCATTCATTAGAAAATTAATGCACTTCCTCTTGTATCCTTGAAATCAGTCCTTATTTAGGATATATTTTTCTATGGATAATAGGGATATTGGAGGCCAATCAATGGATAAGCGGTTCGCAGTGATTTTAGCAGCGGGAAAAGGAACGAGAATGAAGTCAAAGCTATACAAAGTACTTCATCCAGTTTGCGGAAAACCAATGGTCGAGCATGTGGCAGACGAAGCGTTAAAGCTTTCTTTAGCCAAGCTAGTGACGATTGTCGGTCATGGAGCAGAGGACGTCAAAGAGCAGCTTGGAGACAGAAGTGAGTATGCACTTCAAGAAGAACAGCTAGGAACAGCACATGCCGTCAAACAAGCAAAGTCGTTCCTTGCGCAGGAAAAGGGAACAACCATTGTCATTTGTGGTGATACGCCATTATTGACAGCGGAAACAATGGAAGCTATGTTGAGCGAGCATCAAAAACATCAAGCGAAAGTCACTATTTTAACAGCACGTGCGGAAGACCCGACAGGTTATGGTCGTATTATTCGTGATGAAACCGGTGCTGTTGTGAAAATTGTGGAGCATAAAGATGCGAATGATGCAGAACGTCAAGTGAATGAAATTAATACAGGGACCTATTGCTTTTCAAATGAAGATCTCTTCCGTGTGATTGAGCAAGTATCGAATGAAAATGCTCAAGGTGAATACTATTTGCCAGACGTCATTGAAATTTTAAAGAATGAAGGGCAAACAGTTGCAGCGTATCAAACTCCGCAATTTGAGGAAACACTTGGAGTCAATGATCGTATCGCTCTATCACAAGCAGAGCAATTCATGAAGCGACGTATTAATCATCAGCATATGAAAAATGGTGTGACCTTGATTGATCCTGAGAACACGTATATTTCACCTGATGCAGTTATTGGTGAAGATACAATGATTTATCCTGGGACGGTCATCAAAGGGAATGTGAAAATCGGTGCAGACGCTATTATTGGGCCAAACACTGAAATTGTTGACAGCATCATCGGAGACCGCACAGTGATTAAGCAATCTGTCGTCTGCGATAGTGAGGTTGGAGTCGATGTGACAATTGGGCCGTTTGCTCATATTCGCCCGTTGTCGAAAATTGGCGATGAAGTGAAAATCGGGAATTTTGTCGAAATCAAGAAAACGGTTTTCGGAGACCGCAGCAAAGCATCTCATCTAAGCTATATTGGAGATGCAGAGGTCGGAACTGATGTAAACCTTGGCTGTGGATCGATTACAGTCAATTATGATGGGAAGAACAAATTCTTAACGAAG harbors:
- the rsmI gene encoding 16S rRNA (cytidine(1402)-2'-O)-methyltransferase, with amino-acid sequence MNTQKSFDGQSDMGILYLVPTPIGNLEDMTFRAIQTLKDVDYIAAEDTRQTKKLCHVYEIDTPLTSYHEHNKDSSGHKLIEWLKEGKNIALVSDAGLPTISDPGAEVVRDFTNIGGYVVPLPGANAALTALIASGITPQPFFFYGFLDRQKKEKKKQLEALKKRQETIIFYEAPHRLKETLTLMKEVWGNRNIAITRELTKKFEEFIRGDLESVLTWATENQIRGEFCLVVQGNDQDEEELNEEVWWKSLSEKEHVIHYIEEGLTSKEAIKRTAVERGVPKRTIYDAYHIEQ
- a CDS encoding AbrB/MazE/SpoVT family DNA-binding domain-containing protein, with protein sequence MKMKSTGIVRKVDELGRVVIPIELRRTLGIAEKDALEIYVDDEKIILKKYKPNMTCQVTGEVSDDNLKLANGKLVLSREGAEQIINEIQNQLQSQK
- the metG gene encoding methionine--tRNA ligase, producing MPEKKKTFYLTTPIYYPSGKLHIGHAYTTVAGDAMARYKRLQGYDVMYLTGTDEHGQKIQQKAEEQNITPIEYLDPVVADIQSLWKKLDISNDDFIRTTEKRHTIIIEQVFQKLLDQGDIYLDQYEGWYSIPDETFYTETQLVDVEHNEKGEVTGGKSPDSGHPVELIKEESYFFRMSKYADRLLDYYEKNPTFIQPESRKNEMINNFIKPGLEDLAVSRTTFDWGIKVPNNPKHVIYVWIDALFNYLTAIGYGTDQDEKYKKYWPANVHLVGKEIVRFHTIYWPIMLMALDLPLPKQIFAHGWLLMKDGKMSKSKGNVVDPVTLIDRYGLDALRYYLLREVPFGADGVFTPEGFVERVNYDLANDLGNLLNRTVAMVQKYFDGTLSSYKGPVNEFDEELKAVAEQTVKAYEEAMENLEFSVALSNVWTLISRTNKYIDQTAPWVLAKDESKRKELHSVMYHLAESLRITAVLLTPFLTKTPEKIFFQLGIEEEKLKSWDSILSFGAIQQATVQKGEPLFPRLEVEEEVAYIKEKMQGSAPKVEEEKIEIEETELPELGEEIAFDDFSKVDLRVAQVLEAAPVKKADRLLKLQLDFGFEKRQIVSGIAKHYQPEELVGKKLVCVANLTPVKLRGEISQGMILTGETGGKLKVLEVDQSLANGTKIL
- a CDS encoding TatD family hydrolase: MLFDTHAHLNAEQYNEDLEQVIERAKSEKVEKIVVVGFDRPTITRAMELIEAYDFIYAAIGWHPVDAIDMTDEDLLWIKELSQHEKVVAIGEMGLDYYWDKSPKDVQKEVFRRQIALAKEVNLPIVIHNRDATEDVVTILKEEGAAEVGGIMHCFTGSLEIAKVCMDMNFYISFGGPVTFKNAKKPKEVVKDIPSDRLLIETDCPYLTPTPFRGKRNEPSYVKYIAEQIAELREISFEELAELTTKNAKKVFGIN
- a CDS encoding G5 and 3D domain-containing protein; translation: MKNLFSVKLGKGKVLLLVVCLLLAGTGTAYGAHELTKQSITISINGKEKTIRTHEETVAQLLSDLGIKTKAEDHISPSLNTKIEDNMNIVYDAAIPVHLTLDGKEKTIWTTDQTVGALLKNEKIDIGKHDQVTPGKNDKIKKDMDLVVEQAFEVSVNDGGKEKKVWTTSTTVADFLKQQELKLKKHDKIKPALHSHITKKSADIQITRVEKVTDVVEEKIAFDTKHKKDRSLEKGKEKVLKKGEEGKLKKHYAIVKENGKVVSKELIKEVTEKDSKDRLVAVGTQESQEEPKATPAVSRSNESSGKEFYVTSTAYTASCAGCTGRTSTGYNLKSNPGAKVIAVDPSVIPLGSKVYVEGYGYAVASDTGSAIKGNKIDVFVPNKSAAYQWGNKRVKIRVLK
- the rnmV gene encoding ribonuclease M5 is translated as MKIKEIIVVEGRDDTARVKMAVDADTIETNGSAIGDTVIQQVRLAQETRGVIILTDPDFPGEKIRKTIAEAVPGCKHAFLPKHLAKAKRDKGIGVEHASLDSIRECLAHVHEEMEVTESDITLDDLFDAGLIGGESSKRRRERLGVLLNIGYTNAKQLHKRLHMFQITKHDFIAALKTVMQEEADE
- the rsmA gene encoding 16S rRNA (adenine(1518)-N(6)/adenine(1519)-N(6))-dimethyltransferase RsmA: MNKDIATPIRTKEILKKYGFSFKKSLGQNFLIDTNILDRIVDHAEVTDETGVIEIGPGIGALTEQLAKRAKKVTAFEIDQRLLPILNDTLSPYDNVTIIHQDVLKADVGKVIEENFADCKEVMVVANLPYYVTTPIIMKLLEENLPLKGIVVMLQKEVADRMAAIPSSKEYNSLSIAVQYYTEAKTVMVVPKTVFVPQPNVDSAVIKLTVRETPAVSVENDEFFFQLIRASFGQRRKTLMNNLMNNLPDGKQHKAIIEEALQTADIDGKRRGESLSIEEFARLSNVLQKALF